One Phocoena phocoena chromosome 5, mPhoPho1.1, whole genome shotgun sequence genomic region harbors:
- the LRPAP1 gene encoding alpha-2-macroglobulin receptor-associated protein: protein MASGRARTWLRELRPPPLLLLLLLLGPWQAAGHGGKYSREKNEPEPSSKRQPGGEFRMEKLNQLWEKAQRLDLPPLKLSELHADLKIQERDEFKWKKLKAEGLDEDGEKEAKLARGLSVILAKYGLDGRKDARAISSNSISHGPADHSLEDPRLEKLWHKAKTSGKFSSEELDKLWRELQHHKEKVHEYNVLLETLSRTEEIHENVISPVDVSRVKEDALQVGHAELKDKLRDISQGFDRLRRVSHQGYGDQAGFEEPRVLDLWDMAQSANFTEKELEAFREELKHFEAKIEKHNHYQKQLEISHQKLKHVESLGDQEHVSRNRERYAVLEEKTKELGYKVKKHLQDLSSRISRARHNEL, encoded by the exons ATGGCGTCTGGGAGGGCTCGAACCTGGTTGCGGGAGCTCCGGCCGCCGCCGCTGCTACTGTTGCTGCTGCTCCTTGGGCCGTGGCAGGCGGCGGGCCACGGCGGCAAGTACTCGCGGGAGAAGAATGAGCCCGAGCCTTCTTCGAAGCGCCAGCCCGGGGGGGAGTTCCGCATGGAGAAGCTGAACCAGCTGTGGGAGAAGGCCCAGCGG CTTGATCTACCTCCTTTAAAGCTGTCCGAGCTCCATGCTGACCTGAAGATACAAGAACGGGACGAGTTCAAGTGGAAGAAATTGAAGGCTGAAGGCCTGGATGAAGACGGAGAGAAAGAGGCGAAGCTCGCCCGCGGGCTCAGCG TCATCCTGGCCAAGTACGGTCTGGACGGGAGGAAGGACGCCCGGGCCATAAGCAGCAACTCCATCAGCCATGGCCCCGCCGACCACAGCCTGGAGGACCCCCGGCTGGAGAAGCTGTGGCACAAG GCGAAGACCTCTGGGAAGTTCTCCAGTGAAGAACTGGACAAGCTGTGGCGGGAGCTCCAGCATCACAAAGAGAAGGTCCACGAGTACAACGTCCTGCTGGAGACCCTGAGCAGGACCGAAG AAATCCACGAAAACGTCATCAGCCCCGTTGACGTGAGCCGCGTCAAGGAGGACGCGCTGCAGGTGGGCCACGCCGAGCTGAAGGACAAGCTGCGGGACATCAGCCAGGGCTTCGACCGCCTGCGGAGAGTCAGCCACCAGGGCTACGGCGACCAGGCCG GGTTCGAGGAGCCTCGGGTGCTGGACCTGTGGGACATGGCCCAGTCAGCCAACTTCACCGAGAAGGAGCTGGAGGCCTTCCGG GAAGAGCTCAAGCACTTTGAAGCCAAAATTGAAAAGCATAACCACTACCAGAAGCAGCTGgaaatttctcatcagaaactgaaACACGTGGAGAGCTTAGGAGACCAGGAGCACGTCAGCCGGAACAGGGAACGGTACGCCGTGTTGGAGGAGAAGACCAAGGAGCTGGGCTACAAG GTAAAGAAGCATTTGCAGGACCTGTCCAGCCGCATCTCCAGGGCTCGCCACAACGAGCTCTGA